Proteins from a single region of Vigna radiata var. radiata cultivar VC1973A unplaced genomic scaffold, Vradiata_ver6 scaffold_108, whole genome shotgun sequence:
- the LOC106754395 gene encoding uncharacterized protein LOC106754395 produces the protein MAMKTSMGLSLFQMVYGKPCHLLVEMEHKALWALKFLNFDPHEIQSKRRNQLLELEEMWLHAYDSSRSYKEKVKFYHDKKLIKRVFTPGHQVLLFNSQLKLFPGKLKSKWSGPFVIKHVYPNGAVELETTDKGDQQRNWVVNGQRLKHYLGGEVEQFSTILMLVNP, from the coding sequence ATGGCTATGAAGACATCCATGGGGTTATCACTTTTTCAGATGGTATATGGGAAACCATGTCACTTGCTAGTGGAGATGGAACATAaggctttgtgggctttgaaatttttaaattttgatcctcatgaaaTTCAAAGCAAGCGAAGAAATCAGTTGTTAGAACTTGAAGAGATGTGGTTACATGCATATGACTCATCCAGGAGTTATAAAGAGAAGGTGAAATTTTACCATGATAAAAAGCTGATAAAGAGAGTCTTCACTCCAGGACACCAGGTGCTATTATTTAATTCACAGTTGAAGTTATTTCCtggaaagttgaaatcaaaatggtcgggaccttttgTGATAAAGCATGTATACCCAAACGGAGCTGTGGAATTGGAGACTACAGATAAGGGTGATCAACAGAGAAATTGGGTGGTAAATGGTCAAAGGCTCAAACACTATTTGGGAGGAGAAGTGGAGCAGTTCTCCACAATACTAATGTTAGTGAATCCATGA